Part of the Burkholderia humptydooensis genome, TGCTGTTGCGGCAGGTTCTGCAGCAGGTCGAAGCCGCTGCCGTCGGGCAGGTTCAGGTCGACGAGGACGACGTCGGGAATCGAGCGGGCGAGGGCGCCACGGGCCTCGGCGAGCGAGGTGGCCGTATCGACCGAGAAACCGTCCGCGGCGAGGAGCGCGGTCAGGCCGGATAAGCTATTGGGATCGTCTTCGACAATCAGGGCGTGTGGCATGGTGTGCGCAATTGAAAGACCGGTCCATCGGCCGGACCGGCGTACAGCCCCCATTTCGGGATGAGAAATGAATTTTATGCCCCATCGCGCACTTGGCGTACGGTATTTGTTATCGACTATAAAACAGTTACGGATGATACAAATTGAATCCCGTCAGTGCTTCTTCAAGGCATTGTTTATGATGTGGCGCCTTTATGCAATAAGCGGCGTCGAATAAACAAAAAGCGCCCCGAAGGGCGCTTTGTTCGACCTGCCGGCGCAATCGGCGCTTATGCGCGGCTGCGGTACTCGTTCGTGCGCGTGTCGATTTCGATCTTGTCGCCGGTGTTGCAGAAGAGCGGCACCTGCAGCTCGAAGCCCGTCGAGAGCTTCGCGTTCTTGAGCACCTTGCCCGACGACGTGTCGCCCTTGACGGCCGGTTCCGTGTACGTGATCTCGCGAACGAGGATCGTCGGCAGTTCGACCGAGATCGCCTTCTCGTTGTAGAACACGACTTCGCACGCCATGCCGTCTTCGAGATAGTTGAGCGCGTCGCCCATCATTTCCGCTTCGACTTCGTACTGGTTGTAGTCGGCGTCCATGAACACGTACATCGGGTCGGCAAAGTACGAATACGTGACTTCCTTGCGATCGAGCACGACGACGTCGAACTTGTCGTCCGCCTTGTAGACCGATTCCTGGCCTGCGTTCGTCAGCAGGTTCTTCAGCTTCATCTTGACGACGGCGGCGTTGCGGCCCGACTTGTTGTATTCGGCCTTCGAGACGACCCATGCGTCGTTGCCGACCATCACGACGTTGCCTACGCGGAGTTCCTGTGCGGTTTTCATAACTAAAACTATCCTGAACGAGAGAATTTGCCTGAGCGTTGCTCAACGGCTAACGGCGCAAGCGGGCTCGACCCGGCAAGCCCTGCGACCGCATGCGCGATCGGTCGCGGCCGGGCTGGCGGCCCCCTTTATCCTGAAGCGTCGCGCCGGTAACGGACGCGCTTGCGTGGTCAGCCGTTGGATAACCGTTTATTTTAACTGAGTTTTTGCAAAATCCGCCAGATTTCCGGCGAGGTCGCCGACGGCCGCGAGCTCGTTCGCCCAGTTCGCCGCGCGCGCGGCGAGCGCCGCGCGGTGCTGCCAGAAGTCGGCCCAGTCGGGCGCGCCCGCGCCATTCCACGCATGCCAGAAGCGTTCGGTCGCCGCGCGCGTCGCGTGATCGACGCGCGCCGTGACGTGCGCGAGCGCCGCGTCGAGCTTCGGCAGATGCGCGTCGTCGGCCTGCGGATAGATCTGCCAGACGAAGGGCCGGCGCGCCCATTGCGCGCGAACGAACGAATCCTCGCCGCGCACGAAGTTCACGTCGCTCGCCCACAGCAGCCGGTCGTAGTCGGGCTGTGCGACGAACGCGAGCCCGTGCGCGGCGACGCTGCCGCGTGCCGCGTGCGCGCCGGCGCCGAACGTGCCGACCCCGAAGAAGCGCGCGACGCGCGCCGAGATCCGGCCCTCGGGCACGAGCAGCACGACCGGCTCGCCGCCGTCGC contains:
- the efp gene encoding elongation factor P encodes the protein MKTAQELRVGNVVMVGNDAWVVSKAEYNKSGRNAAVVKMKLKNLLTNAGQESVYKADDKFDVVVLDRKEVTYSYFADPMYVFMDADYNQYEVEAEMMGDALNYLEDGMACEVVFYNEKAISVELPTILVREITYTEPAVKGDTSSGKVLKNAKLSTGFELQVPLFCNTGDKIEIDTRTNEYRSRA